One window of Robiginitalea biformata HTCC2501 genomic DNA carries:
- a CDS encoding RNA polymerase sigma factor, which yields MHTEKDILLQTIDKARSGSQVAFSQLLDAYWQEVYHFQLGRTQNENDAEDIAIQTFARAFDKLDTYDPTYAFNTWLITISKNLHIDLLRKRKRNILEGTDNSHSDAVKRVLDDAPTAEDQLIIEQDLKTLLQYIRKLKPGYRSVIELRFFQEMSYAEIASALDEPIGNVKVRLLRAKKLLAGLIARDKGNS from the coding sequence TTGCATACGGAGAAAGACATACTGCTACAGACTATCGATAAGGCGCGCTCGGGTAGCCAGGTGGCCTTCAGCCAGCTTCTCGACGCCTACTGGCAGGAGGTGTACCATTTCCAACTGGGCAGGACGCAGAACGAGAACGACGCCGAGGATATTGCCATTCAGACCTTTGCCCGCGCCTTTGACAAACTGGACACCTACGACCCCACCTACGCCTTCAACACCTGGCTGATTACCATTTCCAAGAACCTGCATATCGATTTGCTGCGAAAACGCAAACGCAACATCCTGGAAGGCACGGACAACAGCCACAGCGATGCGGTAAAACGCGTCCTGGACGACGCCCCGACGGCAGAGGACCAGCTCATCATCGAGCAGGACCTGAAAACCCTGTTGCAGTATATCCGGAAACTCAAGCCGGGATACCGGAGTGTCATCGAATTGCGGTTCTTCCAGGAGATGAGTTATGCGGAAATCGCCTCGGCCCTGGATGAGCCGATCGGCAATGTAAAGGTGCGGCTGCTCCGGGCCAAGAAGTTGCTGGCCGGGCTCATAGCCCGGGATAAGGGAAACAGCTGA
- the lipA gene encoding lipoyl synthase has protein sequence MSTTAVPKTAETTKGKPKWLRVKLPTGKKYTQLRKLVDTYDLHTICTSGSCPNMGECWGEGTATFMILGNVCTRSCGFCGVKTGRPSAIDWAEPEKVGRSIKIMGIRHAVITSVDRDDLKDMGSILWAETVKAIRRMNPDTTLETLIPDFQGVEQHLDRILEVAPEVISHNVETVRRLTREVRIQAKYDRSLGVLKYLKDQGANRTKSGIMLGLGETEPEVLQTLEDLREAGVDVVTIGQYLQPSKRHLPVKEFITPEQFDKYREAGLAMGFRHVESGALVRSSYKAHKHIH, from the coding sequence ATGAGCACCACCGCGGTACCCAAAACTGCCGAAACGACCAAGGGAAAGCCCAAATGGCTCCGGGTCAAGCTGCCAACTGGTAAGAAGTACACCCAGTTGCGCAAGCTTGTGGACACCTACGACCTGCATACCATCTGCACCTCGGGCAGTTGTCCGAATATGGGGGAATGCTGGGGGGAAGGTACGGCCACGTTCATGATTCTGGGCAACGTGTGTACGCGTTCCTGCGGTTTCTGCGGCGTAAAAACGGGCCGCCCCTCCGCGATTGACTGGGCAGAACCCGAAAAAGTGGGCCGTTCCATCAAAATCATGGGGATCCGACACGCGGTAATTACCTCGGTAGACCGGGACGACCTGAAAGATATGGGGTCCATCCTGTGGGCGGAAACCGTCAAGGCCATCCGCAGAATGAACCCGGATACGACACTGGAAACCCTGATCCCCGATTTCCAGGGGGTGGAACAACACCTGGACCGTATCCTGGAGGTAGCCCCTGAGGTAATATCCCACAATGTGGAAACCGTCCGGCGATTGACCCGGGAAGTCCGGATACAAGCCAAATACGACCGCAGCCTGGGTGTCCTGAAATACCTGAAGGACCAGGGTGCCAACCGGACCAAATCCGGGATCATGCTCGGGCTGGGAGAAACAGAGCCCGAAGTGCTGCAGACCCTGGAAGACCTGCGGGAGGCCGGGGTTGACGTGGTCACCATCGGACAGTACCTGCAGCCCTCCAAACGCCATTTGCCCGTAAAGGAATTCATCACCCCGGAACAATTCGACAAATACCGGGAGGCCGGCCTGGCCATGGGCTTCCGGCACGTGGAAAGCGGCGCCCTGGTGCGCTCGTCCTACAAAGCGCACAAGCACATCCATTGA
- the gap gene encoding type I glyceraldehyde-3-phosphate dehydrogenase, which produces MKKITIGINGFGRIGRTLYRLLEPVPHLDVVLVNDLADSRTLAHLLRYDSIHGPLPHPVSVTDNGFQMNQTETTLTNFGEPGRIPWGEHGVDLVVEATGRFKNREALEAHLARGAKKVILSAPPEDADIPMVVYNINDHLLTPETAIFSCASCTTHSAAPLISVLDELCGIQQAYITTVHSYTSDQSLHDRPHRDLRRARAAGQSIVPTTTGAAKALTRIFPHLSDVIGGCGIRVPVPNGSLTDITAQVRNPASIAEINATFKRISENELKNILFYTEDPIVSIDINNSYYSCTFDSQMTSVVGNLVKVIGWYDNETGYSSRVRDTIELLLERNFI; this is translated from the coding sequence TTGAAAAAAATCACCATTGGTATCAACGGGTTTGGCCGGATCGGCCGTACACTCTACCGCCTGCTGGAACCCGTGCCGCATTTGGATGTCGTCCTGGTGAACGACCTGGCGGATAGCCGTACCCTGGCGCACCTCCTCCGTTACGACAGCATCCACGGCCCCCTGCCCCACCCCGTCTCCGTTACGGATAACGGGTTCCAGATGAACCAGACAGAAACAACCCTCACCAATTTCGGGGAACCCGGGCGCATCCCCTGGGGGGAACACGGGGTTGACCTCGTGGTGGAGGCTACCGGACGTTTCAAAAACCGGGAGGCCCTGGAGGCCCACCTGGCCCGGGGGGCCAAAAAAGTCATCCTGTCTGCCCCTCCGGAAGATGCCGACATCCCCATGGTGGTTTACAACATCAACGACCACTTGCTGACCCCGGAAACAGCCATTTTCAGTTGCGCCTCCTGTACCACCCACAGCGCAGCCCCCCTGATCAGCGTGCTGGACGAGCTCTGCGGGATTCAGCAGGCCTATATTACCACCGTTCACTCCTATACCTCCGACCAGAGCCTGCACGACCGGCCCCACAGGGACCTGAGGCGGGCGCGGGCCGCCGGGCAATCCATCGTCCCGACCACTACGGGGGCTGCCAAGGCCCTCACCCGCATTTTCCCGCATCTCTCCGATGTCATCGGGGGTTGCGGCATCCGTGTACCGGTTCCGAATGGTTCGCTTACGGATATCACGGCCCAGGTGCGGAACCCCGCATCCATTGCCGAAATTAATGCTACATTTAAAAGAATTTCGGAAAATGAGCTGAAAAACATCCTTTTTTACACGGAAGACCCGATAGTTTCGATCGATATAAACAATAGTTATTACTCCTGTACGTTTGATTCTCAGATGACTTCCGTGGTGGGCAACCTGGTGAAGGTCATTGGATGGTACGATAATGAAACCGGCTACAGCAGCCGGGTAAGGGATACAATTGAGTTACTGCTAGAGCGAAACTTTATTTGA
- a CDS encoding hybrid sensor histidine kinase/response regulator — protein MKRLLRHTIALIFLVSCFSAGWGLHAQLPLQEEREFDVYINQARVYWNRDDLELALEELDKAAEWAEEQQSEKDLIDCYHYFALIYLDMDKEETAQFNNGRAALMLEEIEYPYGTAVHYYINAKILYTEGNFFQAIFQLNEARQRTNDRNLLNRITLLEADNLRSIDKYEQAETNYNSLLVNTDPYEREFLRARAYLGLARLDLVQELLPEGIENAQYALDIAESNGFTTEYILANELLANMFEQTRQFDQALASTRHLMHFKDSVRGLAREKAQLETADRIQTEYMSKEIQRQDEEIQELSESANRSELTAILSSAFLIIISLLAVSLYRNNQIKLKTNDLLHTKNRELHAARDAAVQAMEAKTNFLSTVSHELRTPLYAVTGLTHLLLEENPSKEQQEHLKALKFSGDYLLNFINDILQINKIDADKLEMLEIEFNLKKILTEVMNSLQQTAKESKTEMILDFDPEIPSHLMSDPVKLSQVFMNLMGNALKFTKNGEVLVLARLVRKEDDRARVYFEVRDTGIGISEEKQKTIFDSFEQGSIQINREYGGTGLGLTIVKSLLGLFGSTIQLESTLGQGSSFFFELDFKCKDDLIDEVPFEVTPKEYDFKGLHLLIVEDNKINQVITRKMLAKKEISSDIANNGTEAIQLASSNSYDGILMDIHMPGISGVEATQEIRKFDPETPIIALTAISLDDSLEAFYAAGCNDVVTKPFKPEVFYQKIGENILEPKLRKTLS, from the coding sequence TTGAAACGCCTGTTGCGACATACGATTGCGCTTATCTTCCTGGTTTCCTGTTTCTCTGCGGGCTGGGGGCTCCATGCCCAGCTCCCACTGCAGGAGGAGCGGGAATTTGACGTTTATATCAACCAGGCGCGCGTCTACTGGAACCGGGACGACCTGGAACTTGCCCTGGAAGAACTGGACAAGGCGGCCGAATGGGCCGAGGAGCAACAGAGCGAGAAAGACCTGATCGACTGCTACCACTATTTTGCATTGATCTACCTGGACATGGACAAGGAGGAAACCGCCCAGTTCAACAATGGTCGCGCCGCCCTGATGCTGGAGGAGATCGAATATCCCTATGGCACGGCGGTCCACTACTATATCAACGCGAAAATCCTGTATACGGAAGGAAACTTCTTCCAGGCCATTTTCCAGCTCAACGAAGCGCGGCAACGCACCAACGACCGGAACCTGCTCAACCGCATCACGCTCCTGGAAGCCGATAACCTCAGGAGCATCGACAAATACGAGCAGGCGGAAACCAATTACAACTCCCTGCTGGTCAACACGGACCCCTATGAACGGGAGTTTCTGCGGGCCAGGGCCTACCTGGGCCTGGCACGCCTCGACCTCGTGCAGGAACTGTTGCCCGAGGGTATCGAAAATGCCCAATACGCATTGGATATTGCGGAATCCAACGGGTTTACAACGGAATACATCCTGGCCAACGAACTGCTGGCCAACATGTTTGAACAAACCCGTCAGTTCGACCAGGCCCTGGCCTCCACCAGGCACCTGATGCACTTCAAGGATTCCGTGAGGGGCCTCGCCCGGGAAAAGGCCCAGCTGGAAACGGCCGACCGGATCCAGACGGAATATATGAGCAAGGAGATCCAGCGGCAGGACGAGGAGATCCAGGAACTCAGCGAATCTGCCAACCGCTCGGAACTCACCGCCATCCTTTCCTCTGCTTTTCTGATCATTATTTCCCTTCTGGCCGTTTCCCTCTACAGGAACAACCAGATCAAACTGAAGACCAACGATTTGCTGCACACCAAGAACCGGGAGCTGCACGCCGCCCGGGATGCTGCGGTCCAGGCCATGGAAGCCAAGACCAACTTCCTGTCTACGGTCAGCCACGAGCTGCGGACACCCCTGTACGCCGTTACGGGGCTCACCCACCTCCTGCTGGAGGAAAACCCGAGCAAGGAGCAGCAGGAGCACCTGAAAGCCCTGAAGTTTTCAGGGGATTACCTGCTGAACTTTATCAACGACATCCTCCAGATCAACAAAATCGACGCGGACAAGCTGGAGATGCTGGAAATCGAATTCAACCTGAAGAAGATCCTTACCGAGGTGATGAATTCCCTCCAGCAAACCGCCAAGGAAAGTAAAACGGAAATGATCCTGGATTTCGACCCGGAAATCCCCTCCCACCTGATGAGCGACCCGGTGAAGCTCTCGCAGGTCTTTATGAACCTGATGGGCAATGCCCTGAAGTTTACCAAAAACGGGGAGGTACTGGTGCTGGCCCGTTTGGTGCGGAAGGAAGACGACCGGGCCCGCGTGTACTTCGAGGTCCGTGATACGGGTATCGGCATCAGCGAGGAAAAGCAGAAAACCATCTTTGACAGCTTTGAGCAGGGGTCCATCCAAATCAACCGGGAATACGGGGGTACCGGCCTGGGGCTGACCATCGTTAAGAGCCTGCTGGGCCTCTTTGGCAGCACCATCCAGTTGGAAAGCACCCTGGGGCAGGGCAGCTCCTTCTTCTTTGAGCTCGATTTCAAATGCAAGGACGACCTGATAGACGAAGTACCTTTCGAAGTGACCCCGAAAGAGTACGACTTCAAGGGGCTCCACCTGCTCATTGTGGAGGACAACAAGATCAACCAGGTAATCACGCGGAAGATGCTGGCCAAAAAGGAGATTTCCTCGGATATCGCCAACAATGGCACCGAGGCCATCCAACTGGCGAGCTCCAACTCCTACGACGGGATCCTGATGGACATCCACATGCCGGGGATCAGCGGTGTGGAGGCCACCCAGGAAATCCGCAAGTTCGACCCGGAAACCCCGATCATCGCCCTGACTGCAATTTCCCTGGACGACAGCCTGGAAGCCTTTTACGCAGCCGGCTGCAACGACGTGGTGACCAAGCCGTTCAAACCCGAGGTGTTCTACCAGAAGATCGGGGAGAATATCCTGGAGCCCAAACTGCGCAAAACGCTTTCCTGA
- the lpxK gene encoding tetraacyldisaccharide 4'-kinase, whose product MEVIRKLLWPFSLVYAAAVWLRNQCYDRGWCASESFATPVLSIGNLSVGGTGKTPMVEWVLRRIGARRAAVLSRGYRRRSKGFVLAGPDTSADDLGDEPAQIALKFPKVAVAVDADRRRGIRKLTHLASPDLIILDDGHQHRKVRPSGAILLTCWGALYTDQGYLPGGDLRDHKSQARRAGIIAVTKCPELPDPETRAEITGRLQPDPGQRVVFARLAYSDVRDTEGRVVSPEELRKEPLTLVTGIANPEPLVRHLRSLGLVFEHLEFPDHHRFSPREIDALRSRKRILTTEKDAARLGSDLTGHWVIGVAHQFGEADEKVLLDFIDSL is encoded by the coding sequence ATGGAGGTTATCCGCAAGCTGCTTTGGCCCTTTTCGCTGGTATACGCCGCCGCGGTATGGCTCAGGAACCAGTGCTACGACCGGGGCTGGTGTGCGTCCGAGTCGTTCGCTACCCCGGTGCTTAGTATCGGGAACCTCAGTGTGGGCGGGACCGGGAAGACCCCCATGGTGGAATGGGTACTGCGCCGCATCGGGGCGCGTCGCGCAGCTGTACTCAGCAGGGGATACCGGCGCAGGAGCAAGGGCTTTGTCCTGGCGGGCCCGGATACCTCGGCCGATGACCTGGGGGACGAGCCTGCACAGATTGCCCTGAAGTTCCCGAAGGTGGCCGTTGCAGTGGATGCCGATCGCAGAAGGGGCATCCGTAAACTCACCCACCTGGCCTCCCCGGACCTGATCATCCTGGACGACGGGCATCAGCACCGGAAAGTGCGTCCGTCCGGGGCCATCCTGCTCACTTGCTGGGGCGCCCTTTACACGGATCAGGGGTACCTGCCGGGCGGGGACCTGAGGGACCATAAATCCCAGGCCCGGCGGGCCGGGATCATTGCGGTGACCAAATGCCCGGAATTGCCCGATCCGGAGACGCGGGCGGAGATCACCGGCAGGTTGCAGCCGGACCCGGGTCAGCGGGTGGTTTTTGCCCGCCTCGCCTATTCGGACGTCAGGGATACGGAAGGCCGGGTGGTATCCCCTGAGGAGCTCCGCAAGGAGCCGCTGACCCTGGTAACCGGTATTGCCAACCCGGAACCGCTGGTGCGCCACCTGCGAAGTTTGGGCCTGGTTTTTGAGCATTTGGAATTCCCCGACCACCACCGCTTTTCACCCCGGGAAATCGATGCCCTGCGCAGCAGGAAAAGGATCCTGACCACCGAAAAGGACGCGGCCCGCCTGGGCAGCGATCTAACGGGGCATTGGGTCATTGGGGTTGCGCACCAGTTCGGGGAGGCGGATGAAAAGGTGCTGTTGGATTTTATCGACTCGCTTTAG
- a CDS encoding Nif3-like dinuclear metal center hexameric protein, protein MTVKEIADCLEELAPLQFAEDFDNVGLLVGDPGREVTGVLVTLDTLEDVVGEAIEKGCNLIVSFHPIVFKGLKKITGATYVERVVARAIENRVAIYSMHTALDNVKSGVNGRIADELGLEDRSILIPARGKLRKLTTYVPESGRESLLQALFAAGAGQVGNYSNCSFSNTGEGTFLPGEEANPTIGSRGKLHREPESQLHLTFTADREQQVLRALRENHPYEEVAYEVTALENTYQQVGMGMVGTLQRELDEKQFLDLLKSRFGTPCIRHSDFTGKKVRRVAVLGGSGAFAIGAARAAGADAYVTADIKYHDFFQAAGELLLADVGHYETEQFTKNLLHDYLTEKIPNFAISLSGTRTNPINYY, encoded by the coding sequence ATGACCGTAAAAGAAATAGCCGACTGCCTGGAAGAACTGGCGCCCCTGCAGTTTGCCGAAGACTTCGACAATGTCGGGTTGCTGGTGGGCGACCCCGGGCGTGAAGTCACCGGGGTACTCGTCACCCTGGATACCCTGGAGGACGTCGTGGGGGAAGCCATCGAAAAAGGCTGCAACCTGATCGTCAGCTTCCATCCGATTGTTTTCAAGGGCCTGAAAAAGATCACCGGGGCCACCTACGTGGAGCGCGTGGTGGCCCGGGCGATTGAAAACCGCGTGGCGATTTACAGCATGCATACCGCCCTGGACAATGTAAAAAGCGGGGTCAACGGGCGGATCGCCGACGAACTCGGACTGGAGGACCGTTCCATCCTGATACCCGCAAGGGGGAAGTTGCGCAAACTCACCACCTACGTACCCGAATCCGGCAGGGAGTCGTTGCTCCAGGCACTGTTCGCCGCTGGAGCCGGGCAGGTGGGCAATTATTCCAATTGCAGTTTCAGCAATACGGGAGAGGGCACCTTTTTGCCCGGGGAGGAAGCCAACCCCACCATCGGGTCCCGCGGGAAGCTCCACCGCGAACCGGAATCCCAGTTGCACCTCACCTTTACGGCAGACAGGGAGCAACAGGTGCTCCGGGCCCTGCGGGAAAACCACCCCTACGAGGAAGTGGCCTATGAAGTGACCGCCCTGGAGAACACCTACCAGCAGGTGGGGATGGGCATGGTGGGCACACTCCAGCGGGAATTGGACGAAAAACAATTCCTGGACCTGCTGAAAAGCCGGTTTGGCACCCCCTGCATCCGCCATTCGGATTTTACGGGAAAGAAGGTGCGGCGGGTTGCCGTACTGGGGGGCAGCGGGGCCTTTGCCATCGGGGCGGCACGGGCAGCCGGTGCTGATGCTTACGTAACCGCCGACATCAAATACCACGACTTCTTCCAGGCGGCCGGGGAGTTGCTGCTGGCAGATGTCGGGCACTATGAAACTGAGCAGTTTACAAAAAACCTGCTGCACGATTATCTTACAGAAAAAATTCCTAATTTTGCGATCTCTTTATCCGGGACCCGAACAAATCCCATCAACTATTATTAG
- a CDS encoding zinc ribbon domain-containing protein, with protein sequence MATKTEVTVEDKLRALYDLQLIDSRVDEIRNVRGELPLEVEDLEDEVLGLKTRVDKLKTDVETINYEITAKKNMIEDAKALIKKYAEQQKNVRNNREFNSLSKEVEYQELEIELAEKHIREFKAQIEQKKEVIAETKEKLSERETHLKHKKSELDAILAETEKEEKALIAKSEEFEKQIEDRLVSAYKRIRGSVKNGLAVVPIERGASGGSFFTIPPQVQVEIASRKKIITDEHSGRILVDPALADEEQEKMQKLFEKIK encoded by the coding sequence ATGGCAACAAAGACTGAAGTGACGGTAGAAGACAAACTGAGAGCCCTCTACGACCTGCAACTCATCGACTCCCGGGTTGATGAAATCCGCAATGTCCGCGGGGAGTTGCCCCTGGAGGTGGAGGACCTCGAAGACGAGGTGCTCGGGCTGAAGACCCGCGTGGACAAACTCAAAACGGATGTCGAAACCATCAACTACGAGATCACTGCCAAGAAAAATATGATCGAGGACGCCAAAGCCCTGATCAAGAAATACGCCGAACAACAGAAAAACGTCCGGAACAACCGGGAATTCAACTCCCTGTCCAAGGAAGTGGAATACCAGGAACTCGAAATCGAGCTGGCCGAGAAGCACATCCGGGAATTCAAGGCCCAGATTGAGCAGAAGAAGGAGGTGATTGCCGAGACCAAGGAAAAACTTTCCGAGCGGGAAACCCACCTGAAACACAAGAAAAGTGAACTCGACGCGATCCTGGCGGAAACCGAAAAGGAGGAGAAGGCGCTGATCGCCAAGTCGGAAGAATTCGAGAAGCAGATTGAAGACCGCCTGGTTTCCGCCTACAAGCGGATCCGCGGCAGCGTCAAGAATGGCCTGGCCGTAGTCCCGATTGAACGGGGCGCGTCCGGCGGGTCCTTCTTTACGATCCCCCCCCAGGTACAGGTGGAGATCGCCTCCCGCAAAAAGATCATCACGGACGAGCACAGCGGCCGTATCCTGGTAGACCCGGCCCTGGCCGACGAAGAGCAGGAGAAAATGCAGAAGCTGTTCGAAAAGATCAAATAA
- a CDS encoding FAD-dependent oxidoreductase, producing MSQKPKQVAIVGSGLVGSLLAIFLRKAGHAVTVFDRRPDIRTVEFSGRSINLAMSNRGWKALRQAGIEEEVRKLAIPLYQRAMHVSDEPVYYQKYGKEEEAIWSISRGVLNRRMIDLAEAAGASFRFSEKVWDVDLPTARLFTGETEKGEWEEYAFDHVFGCDGAFSRVRHKMQRRSRFDYSQDFIDVGYKELTIPPNADGSHKLDKHSFHIWPRGRFMFIAMPNLDGSFTCTLFLPFEGEVSFEKIQTRDDARDFFRKYFPTVTPDIENLTGDFFRNPTSALVTIRCYPWTYWDKVALVGDSAHAIVPFYGQGMNAGFEDITVLTGLMQQHGGDWERVFSEYQARRKPNADAIAELSYRNFVEMSSRTADPEFLLQKKIERHFANAYPDKWIPAYSRVTFSDRPYAEALAMGDRQEAIMREVMQMPDLENRWDSPEVTNRILELLDQQPVAAGK from the coding sequence ATGTCTCAAAAACCGAAACAGGTTGCCATCGTCGGATCCGGCCTGGTCGGGTCGCTGTTGGCGATCTTCCTGCGAAAAGCTGGCCACGCGGTGACCGTTTTTGACCGCAGGCCCGATATACGGACCGTGGAGTTTTCGGGTCGCTCCATCAACCTGGCGATGAGTAACCGGGGATGGAAGGCCTTGCGGCAGGCGGGGATAGAGGAGGAGGTACGCAAATTGGCAATCCCCCTGTACCAGCGGGCCATGCATGTGTCTGACGAACCCGTGTACTACCAGAAGTACGGCAAGGAAGAGGAGGCCATCTGGTCCATTTCGCGGGGGGTGCTCAACCGCCGGATGATCGACCTGGCCGAAGCGGCCGGTGCGAGTTTCCGCTTCTCTGAAAAGGTCTGGGATGTAGACCTGCCCACTGCGCGCCTCTTCACGGGGGAAACCGAGAAAGGGGAGTGGGAGGAATACGCCTTTGACCACGTCTTTGGTTGCGACGGGGCATTCTCCAGGGTCCGGCACAAGATGCAGCGCCGCAGCCGTTTTGATTATTCCCAGGATTTTATCGATGTGGGGTATAAGGAACTTACCATCCCGCCCAATGCGGATGGATCCCACAAGCTGGACAAACACTCCTTCCACATCTGGCCGCGCGGCCGGTTCATGTTCATCGCCATGCCCAACCTGGACGGCAGTTTTACCTGTACGCTTTTCCTGCCGTTTGAAGGGGAGGTGTCTTTTGAAAAAATTCAGACCCGGGACGATGCCCGGGACTTTTTCCGCAAGTATTTCCCGACAGTTACCCCTGATATCGAGAATTTAACCGGGGATTTTTTCCGAAACCCCACCTCCGCGCTGGTCACTATCCGTTGCTACCCCTGGACCTACTGGGATAAGGTAGCCCTGGTGGGCGATTCGGCGCACGCCATTGTCCCCTTCTACGGGCAGGGGATGAATGCAGGTTTTGAAGACATTACTGTACTGACCGGTTTGATGCAGCAGCACGGGGGCGATTGGGAGCGGGTGTTCTCCGAGTACCAGGCCCGGCGCAAACCGAATGCCGACGCCATTGCCGAACTGAGTTACCGGAACTTTGTGGAGATGAGCTCCCGGACGGCCGACCCGGAATTTTTACTCCAAAAGAAAATCGAGCGCCATTTTGCCAATGCCTACCCGGATAAATGGATCCCGGCCTATTCCCGGGTGACGTTTTCGGACCGGCCCTACGCGGAGGCCCTTGCGATGGGCGACCGGCAGGAAGCCATTATGCGGGAGGTAATGCAAATGCCGGATCTGGAAAACCGCTGGGACAGCCCGGAGGTTACCAACCGGATCCTCGAACTCCTGGACCAGCAGCCGGTAGCAGCCGGCAAATAA
- a CDS encoding DUF2256 domain-containing protein — protein MHSKKHLPEKICPVCLRPFSWRKKWQRNWESVRYCSSRCRNHRGRVDTGSEATLPGRKDGRQKTVKR, from the coding sequence ATGCATTCAAAGAAACACCTCCCCGAAAAAATTTGCCCGGTTTGCCTGCGGCCCTTTAGCTGGCGCAAGAAATGGCAGCGCAACTGGGAGTCTGTCAGGTATTGCAGCAGCCGTTGCCGCAACCACCGGGGTCGGGTGGATACCGGCTCGGAAGCAACCCTGCCAGGCCGGAAGGATGGCAGGCAAAAAACGGTGAAACGATGA
- a CDS encoding DASH family cryptochrome, translating to MTTALYWFRNDLRVTDNPGLLAACSSQRVLTVFCFDPADFREGDYGIRRMGPYRAGFLRESVLALREQLQGLNISLHIHFGPPGDILPGMIKKYGVTDLHLQREWTRDECLALDAVREGLPPGVTVHEHYQQFLFHPEDLPYDSFDDIPDVFTGFRKKCEKHVSVRSPEDTPARREAVFAPAGDGGLPGWEALGMAPPRADSRSAFPFRGGEPAAWDRLQEYFWESRFLSTYKRTRNGLVGTRYSTKFSPWLANGSLSARQIYREVKRYEQEVEKNRDTYWLVFELIWRDYFKYVSLKHGPKIFAPGGIREVERDWGASREAFARWTQGETDSDFINANMQELRLTGWMSNRGRQNTASYWSQDMGQDWRLGAAWFQYLLLDYDVHSNWGNWMYNSAVGNDPRNRKFNPEHQASRYDASGKFRRLWLQGTLFDAAPEAPTAIATPGELSAPGGEGTQPDDAPSQPSKPENTP from the coding sequence ATGACAACAGCCCTCTATTGGTTCCGCAATGACCTGCGGGTTACCGACAACCCGGGACTTCTGGCTGCCTGCAGCAGCCAGCGCGTCCTGACGGTATTTTGCTTCGACCCCGCGGACTTCCGGGAGGGGGATTACGGCATCCGCCGGATGGGGCCCTACCGGGCGGGGTTCCTGCGGGAATCGGTCCTCGCACTTCGGGAGCAACTGCAGGGCCTCAATATCTCCCTGCATATCCACTTCGGCCCACCCGGGGACATCCTCCCCGGGATGATCAAAAAGTACGGGGTCACCGACCTGCACCTGCAACGGGAATGGACCCGGGATGAATGCCTGGCCCTGGACGCGGTCCGCGAGGGGTTGCCCCCCGGGGTGACTGTCCACGAGCATTACCAGCAATTCCTCTTCCACCCCGAAGACTTGCCTTACGACAGTTTTGACGACATCCCGGACGTATTTACAGGCTTTCGGAAAAAATGCGAAAAACACGTATCGGTCCGGTCCCCGGAAGATACGCCTGCCCGGCGGGAAGCGGTATTTGCTCCCGCAGGGGACGGCGGCCTGCCGGGATGGGAGGCCCTCGGGATGGCTCCCCCCCGGGCCGATTCCCGGAGCGCCTTCCCGTTCCGGGGCGGGGAACCTGCTGCCTGGGACCGGCTGCAGGAATATTTTTGGGAATCCCGGTTTCTGAGCACCTACAAACGCACGCGGAACGGGTTGGTCGGAACCCGATACAGTACCAAGTTTTCCCCCTGGCTGGCCAACGGTTCCCTCTCTGCCCGGCAAATTTACCGGGAGGTAAAGCGCTACGAACAGGAAGTGGAAAAAAACCGGGATACGTACTGGCTGGTCTTTGAATTGATCTGGCGCGATTACTTTAAGTATGTTTCCCTGAAACACGGCCCGAAAATATTTGCCCCCGGCGGCATCCGGGAGGTGGAAAGGGACTGGGGTGCCTCCCGGGAGGCGTTTGCCCGCTGGACACAGGGGGAAACCGACAGTGACTTTATCAATGCGAACATGCAGGAGCTCCGCCTGACGGGCTGGATGAGCAACCGGGGCCGGCAGAACACGGCGAGCTACTGGTCACAGGACATGGGGCAGGACTGGCGCCTGGGGGCCGCCTGGTTCCAGTATCTGCTGCTGGACTACGACGTCCACAGCAACTGGGGGAACTGGATGTACAACAGCGCCGTCGGCAACGATCCCCGGAACCGCAAGTTCAACCCGGAACACCAGGCCAGCCGCTACGACGCATCGGGGAAATTCCGGCGCCTCTGGCTGCAGGGCACCCTCTTTGACGCAGCCCCCGAAGCGCCCACAGCCATCGCAACCCCCGGGGAGCTGTCCGCCCCCGGCGGGGAAGGGACCCAACCGGACGATGCACCATCCCAACCGTCAAAACCTGAAAACACCCCATGA